A stretch of the Bdellovibrio sp. 22V genome encodes the following:
- a CDS encoding flippase activity-associated protein Agl23, whose amino-acid sequence MKTVKVTHFSVPFLWIALLVATIFTRFYDIELKPIHFDESINGWFVMQMAKLGYYKYDPNNYHGPLYFYLLQGFEYVWGTSLTILRAVPAVFSVLCVMIFTFGILSSSAVQRWMIFFLFLSPAFLFFGRSGIHEMPFVFFQIVFSLGVLRWFEKPDSKAIALGLVGLWGMTTLKETFAVFLFAWTLALLSLGARGLREFFAKEKWKQAWTSRVTILFALLLVLFVQLFTGFFKNGAGLVDFVKAFLPWMKTGVHGNGHDKEFAYWLKVLWEAEPLVLFGILFAVKGVFAKDKALRVLSVFSLTQFLVYSLIPYKTVWCILSLVWGFYFVLAYSCVELARSRFAKYATWVLIGALAALGVRSAYLSVYKHPLWFEHPYVYVNSTEDLVLVQNTLLQEAQKRPELLQELVQVGMKEQWPWPWVLRSFTHVRYDLCAKTVFQGAAAYFCEMPESLAVDNLLSEPYWKIKVTLRQSREPSVVYLKKSIFTAEAFPEAEVVGVGEFIK is encoded by the coding sequence ATGAAAACGGTGAAGGTCACGCATTTCTCAGTGCCATTTCTATGGATCGCGCTTTTAGTGGCGACGATTTTCACGCGTTTTTATGACATCGAGCTTAAGCCGATTCATTTCGACGAAAGCATCAACGGCTGGTTTGTCATGCAAATGGCAAAGCTGGGATATTACAAGTACGATCCGAACAACTATCACGGCCCGCTGTACTTTTATCTTTTGCAGGGATTTGAATATGTTTGGGGCACAAGCCTGACGATTTTGCGCGCCGTTCCCGCCGTATTCAGTGTTTTGTGTGTGATGATTTTTACCTTTGGAATTCTATCGTCGTCAGCTGTGCAACGCTGGATGATCTTTTTTCTCTTTCTAAGTCCCGCGTTTCTTTTTTTCGGGCGCTCGGGCATTCATGAAATGCCTTTCGTCTTTTTCCAAATCGTCTTTTCTTTGGGAGTTCTGCGTTGGTTTGAAAAACCCGACAGCAAGGCGATAGCGCTGGGTCTTGTCGGACTGTGGGGGATGACGACGCTGAAAGAAACCTTCGCGGTGTTTCTTTTTGCATGGACGCTTGCGCTGTTAAGTTTGGGAGCTCGCGGACTTCGGGAGTTTTTCGCCAAAGAAAAATGGAAACAGGCCTGGACGTCGCGTGTGACGATTCTTTTTGCCTTGTTACTTGTGCTCTTTGTACAGCTCTTTACCGGCTTTTTTAAAAACGGCGCGGGATTAGTGGATTTTGTAAAAGCGTTTTTGCCATGGATGAAAACGGGTGTTCACGGCAATGGCCATGATAAAGAATTCGCGTACTGGCTCAAGGTGCTGTGGGAAGCGGAGCCTTTGGTTCTTTTCGGAATTCTCTTTGCTGTCAAAGGTGTTTTTGCCAAGGACAAGGCGCTGCGTGTGTTGAGTGTTTTTTCCCTGACGCAATTTCTTGTGTACTCTCTGATTCCATACAAGACCGTGTGGTGCATTCTTTCTTTGGTGTGGGGATTTTATTTTGTTCTGGCTTATAGCTGTGTGGAGCTTGCTCGTTCGCGTTTTGCAAAATATGCGACCTGGGTATTGATAGGAGCCTTGGCCGCTTTGGGCGTGCGCAGCGCTTATCTTTCTGTTTATAAACATCCTTTGTGGTTTGAACATCCTTACGTCTACGTGAACTCCACCGAGGATCTTGTCTTGGTGCAAAACACACTTCTGCAAGAGGCGCAAAAGCGTCCCGAACTTTTGCAAGAACTTGTTCAGGTCGGCATGAAAGAGCAGTGGCCATGGCCTTGGGTTTTGCGTTCGTTTACTCATGTGCGGTATGATCTCTGTGCAAAAACGGTGTTCCAGGGAGCGGCAGCATACTTCTGCGAGATGCCGGAATCTTTGGCGGTGGATAATTTGCTGTCGGAACCTTATTGGAAAATCAAGGTGACTCTTCGCCAATCGCGAGAGCCTTCCGTAGTGTATTTGAAGAAATCTATTTTCACGGCAGAGGCTTTCCCAGAGGCGGAGGTCGTCGGAGTTGGGGAGTTTATCAAATGA
- a CDS encoding alpha/beta fold hydrolase codes for MEVAVAVEVDVDVEVVTDVEPSVVSVVVTVGCSVVDVVIVPAVVSVVVTVTVTVGASVVEVPRMPLFPLFPLLPLFALFALLHHAKHPYHSGRAEDVSVVLAHLRAMFPQKKQISIGYSMSGNILLCLLGGFRGKHKPDGAITVNAPLSLKAGSKLLKTGFNRIYDIRFVTRLRKNINEKYKLGLIDEPYKVPPWATVWDMDEIYTAPAGGFKSREDYYASCSSIHYLPQIDVPTYALTAEDDPFVSVHNYLSAPFSKFTSVHIEKRGGHLGYIARKPTPLGSIRWLDYYLCEALKGLENTLR; via the coding sequence GTGGAAGTCGCAGTCGCTGTTGAAGTCGACGTAGACGTAGAAGTTGTCACTGACGTGGAACCTTCCGTCGTCTCTGTCGTAGTTACAGTCGGCTGTTCTGTTGTCGACGTTGTGATCGTGCCTGCCGTAGTTTCCGTCGTTGTCACAGTTACAGTGACAGTCGGAGCTTCGGTTGTGGAAGTTCCACGAATGCCGTTATTTCCGTTATTTCCGTTATTGCCGTTGTTCGCATTATTCGCATTACTGCATCACGCGAAACACCCTTATCATTCGGGCCGAGCGGAAGATGTCTCTGTCGTGCTTGCGCATTTGCGGGCGATGTTTCCACAGAAGAAACAGATTTCTATCGGCTACTCCATGAGCGGCAATATTTTGTTGTGCCTTTTGGGAGGTTTTCGCGGGAAGCACAAACCAGACGGCGCTATCACCGTGAATGCTCCTCTTAGTCTTAAAGCGGGATCGAAACTTTTAAAAACGGGATTTAATCGCATCTATGATATTCGCTTCGTTACGCGCCTTAGAAAGAATATCAACGAGAAATACAAACTCGGTTTGATCGACGAGCCTTACAAGGTTCCGCCTTGGGCGACGGTGTGGGACATGGACGAGATTTACACGGCACCAGCTGGCGGTTTCAAAAGCCGGGAAGACTATTATGCTTCTTGCTCGTCCATTCATTATTTGCCGCAAATTGATGTGCCCACTTATGCGTTGACGGCGGAAGACGATCCGTTTGTTTCCGTGCACAATTATCTTTCAGCACCTTTTTCAAAATTCACCAGTGTGCATATTGAAAAACGCGGCGGCCATTTAGGTTACATCGCAAGAAAACCAACACCGTTGGGAAGTATTCGTTGGTTGGATTATTATCTTTGTGAGGCGCTCAAAGGGTTAGAAAACACCCTTCGTTAA
- a CDS encoding glycosyltransferase — translation MESSVSTPHCSFVVYLNRDSALVPDFLKDVRSFFQKFPLSYELIFAVENNASACSEILQPELKNAGPKETLVLLQNTKTRGRAESLRHALHKAQAPFVLVATVEMATPLGDLFKILQHLMTEPDVDICWGDRTSRKDSPFQYKREPRHRIEHTFNAITREKNRQPFKDPSCEIWGIKKTAWSDIGNSSPTHPWRGWYTAPYVQNLCRKLNKSVVEVPVYDSGATSPSYSLWKERLNLLTKGVF, via the coding sequence ATGGAATCTTCTGTGTCAACCCCGCATTGCTCTTTCGTTGTGTATTTAAACCGCGACTCCGCGCTCGTGCCGGATTTCCTGAAAGACGTGCGCAGTTTTTTTCAGAAGTTTCCTTTGTCTTACGAACTGATTTTCGCTGTCGAAAATAATGCTTCGGCCTGTTCCGAAATCCTTCAGCCCGAACTTAAAAATGCCGGGCCCAAAGAAACCTTGGTGCTTTTGCAGAACACAAAAACACGCGGTCGCGCGGAAAGCTTGCGCCACGCTTTACACAAAGCCCAAGCTCCGTTTGTTCTTGTCGCGACTGTGGAGATGGCAACTCCGTTAGGCGATTTATTTAAAATTTTGCAGCATCTGATGACCGAGCCCGATGTCGATATCTGTTGGGGAGATCGCACCAGCCGCAAGGACAGTCCTTTCCAATACAAACGCGAACCTCGGCATCGTATCGAACACACCTTTAACGCCATTACTCGAGAAAAAAACAGACAGCCCTTTAAAGATCCGTCGTGCGAAATTTGGGGAATTAAAAAAACAGCATGGTCAGACATCGGCAACTCCTCCCCTACGCACCCCTGGAGAGGCTGGTATACGGCCCCTTACGTACAAAATCTTTGCCGGAAATTAAATAAGAGCGTGGTGGAAGTACCCGTGTATGATTCCGGAGCGACGTCGCCTTCTTACTCGCTCTGGAAAGAGCGTCTGAATTTGTTAACGAAGGGTGTTTTCTAA